Proteins from a genomic interval of Vicinamibacteria bacterium:
- a CDS encoding FdhF/YdeP family oxidoreductase, protein MLLNPSLWASLVPRDPRQRKPNHYREMFRTAWENRDQLPFAWRILKHGVCDGCALGTRGLRDWTLEGIHLCMVRLELMRLNTAPSLDPDRLADVSLLADLDSRALRGLGRLPEPMIRRRGDRGFGVVAWEEAWEAAAAAIRAGPPERLAVYLTSRGILNEHYYAAQKAARAMGTNHVDNSARLCHAASTVAMKSTLGHGASTCSYTDWLGTDLIVFLGANPPNNQPVTMKYLHRARQQGTRVAVVNTYAEPGLKSYWVPSVPESAVFGTRLAEHWFAVDTGGDLAFLQGVFKVLVAEDWVDREFIGRSTLGFEEAKASVEALDWGLLESGSGTTRAEMARFAELLHRAGSGVLVWSMGLTQHAHGVETIRALLNVGLARGWVGREKVGLMPIRGHSGVQGGAEVGCSPALEETQRRRFEEVWGFALPRGRGFTAPEMMTAADRGELGVLWMTGGNFLETLPDPGAAARALGRVGTRIHQDIVMSSMMLLPPRDTVILFPATTRYESAGGGTETSSERRVIFSPEVPGRRIGSAKPEWEVFGEVAARVRPELADRLRFASSRAIREEIARAVPLYAGIETLGREGDEFQWGGPRLFADGTFATPDGKAHFSVLAPSPRGLGEGWFYLSTRRGKQFNSMVQHEVDPLSGAARRDVLISAEDAARLGLRNGDPVRLVSGGGHFQGRARIDAIKPRNLAVHWPEANGLLSPAEVDSASGEPDYNAVVVLEKG, encoded by the coding sequence ATGCTCCTTAACCCCTCGCTCTGGGCGTCGCTCGTCCCCCGCGATCCGCGCCAGCGGAAGCCAAACCACTACCGGGAGATGTTCCGCACGGCGTGGGAGAACCGTGACCAGCTCCCCTTCGCTTGGCGCATCCTGAAGCACGGGGTGTGCGACGGCTGCGCGCTCGGCACCCGCGGCCTCCGGGACTGGACCCTCGAGGGTATCCACCTCTGCATGGTCCGCCTAGAGCTCATGCGTCTCAACACCGCGCCCTCCCTTGACCCGGATCGCCTGGCCGACGTGTCCCTCTTGGCGGACCTCGACTCACGGGCCCTTCGCGGCCTGGGCCGGCTCCCCGAGCCCATGATCCGCCGCCGCGGCGATCGGGGCTTCGGCGTGGTGGCCTGGGAGGAGGCGTGGGAAGCGGCCGCGGCCGCGATCCGGGCCGGGCCCCCGGAGCGGCTGGCCGTCTATCTGACCTCGCGGGGGATCCTGAACGAGCACTACTACGCGGCGCAGAAGGCGGCCCGGGCCATGGGCACCAACCACGTGGACAACTCAGCGCGCCTCTGCCACGCCGCCTCCACCGTGGCCATGAAGAGCACCCTCGGCCACGGGGCCTCCACCTGCTCCTACACGGACTGGCTCGGCACCGACCTCATTGTCTTCTTGGGCGCCAACCCCCCCAACAACCAGCCGGTGACCATGAAGTACCTCCACCGGGCCCGGCAGCAGGGGACGCGGGTGGCCGTGGTCAACACCTATGCCGAGCCCGGTCTCAAGAGCTATTGGGTGCCCTCAGTTCCGGAATCGGCGGTCTTCGGGACCCGGCTGGCCGAGCACTGGTTCGCGGTGGACACGGGCGGCGACCTCGCTTTTCTGCAAGGCGTGTTCAAGGTCCTGGTGGCCGAAGATTGGGTCGATAGGGAGTTCATCGGCAGGAGCACCCTCGGCTTCGAGGAGGCGAAGGCGAGCGTGGAGGCCCTGGACTGGGGGCTGCTCGAAAGCGGGAGTGGAACCACGCGCGCCGAGATGGCGCGCTTCGCGGAGCTCCTGCACCGGGCAGGGAGCGGGGTGCTCGTCTGGTCCATGGGCCTCACCCAGCACGCCCACGGCGTCGAGACGATCCGGGCCCTCCTCAATGTCGGCCTCGCTCGCGGCTGGGTGGGGCGGGAGAAGGTGGGCCTCATGCCCATCCGCGGACATTCCGGGGTCCAGGGCGGTGCCGAGGTGGGTTGTAGCCCTGCTCTCGAGGAGACGCAGCGGCGGCGGTTCGAAGAGGTCTGGGGTTTCGCCCTGCCTCGGGGGAGAGGCTTCACCGCCCCCGAGATGATGACCGCCGCCGACCGCGGGGAGCTCGGCGTCCTCTGGATGACGGGCGGGAACTTCCTGGAGACCCTGCCCGACCCTGGGGCTGCCGCCCGTGCCCTCGGGCGGGTGGGGACCCGGATTCACCAGGACATTGTGATGTCCTCCATGATGCTCCTCCCGCCCCGGGACACCGTGATCCTCTTTCCGGCCACGACTCGCTACGAGTCGGCGGGGGGTGGCACCGAGACCTCCAGCGAGCGGCGCGTGATCTTCTCCCCGGAAGTGCCGGGCCGCCGCATCGGCTCCGCGAAGCCGGAGTGGGAGGTCTTCGGAGAGGTGGCGGCCCGCGTCCGCCCGGAGCTTGCGGACCGGCTTCGCTTCGCCTCCTCCCGCGCCATCCGGGAGGAAATCGCGCGCGCGGTGCCCCTCTACGCCGGGATCGAGACTCTGGGGAGGGAGGGGGACGAGTTCCAGTGGGGCGGGCCCCGGCTCTTCGCGGACGGCACCTTCGCCACCCCCGACGGCAAGGCGCATTTTTCCGTGCTGGCCCCGAGCCCGCGCGGGCTCGGGGAAGGTTGGTTCTACCTTTCCACCCGCCGTGGGAAGCAGTTCAACTCCATGGTGCAGCACGAGGTCGATCCCCTCAGCGGAGCCGCCCGCCGGGACGTCCTCATCTCGGCGGAGGACGCTGCCCGCTTGGGCTTGAGGAATGGGGATCCCGTCCGGCTCGTCTCCGGGGGGGGCCATTTCCAGGGCCGTGCGCGGATCGACGCCATCAAGCCGCGCAACCTGGCCGTTCATTGGCCGGAGGCAAACGGTCTGCTCTCCCCCGCGGAGGTCGATTCCGCCTCCGGCGAGCCGGACTACAACGCGGTAGTCGTGCTCGAGAAGGGTTGA
- a CDS encoding 3-oxoacyl-ACP reductase family protein has product MDIPSPAELLDFHGKAVIVTGAGRGLGAGIAARFAQAGASVVVGYRQSDEGALSVVETIKAGGGQAVAVPADVTRRADVEWLVDRCGEAFGRLDALVNNAGVYPLAPLLEMKEEEWDLVIDSNLKSVHLCTQAAGRAMMAQGREGAIVNIASIEGTNPAPLHSHYDAAKAGVLQYTRAAARELGPLIRVNAVSPGLIWREGLDRDWPEGVERYQRAVPLGRLGRPEDVADASLFLASPAARWITGAELVVDGGVLTHTVY; this is encoded by the coding sequence ATGGACATCCCATCTCCGGCGGAGCTGCTCGACTTCCACGGCAAGGCCGTGATCGTCACCGGGGCCGGCCGCGGGCTGGGCGCGGGCATTGCGGCGCGCTTCGCCCAGGCCGGGGCCTCGGTAGTGGTGGGCTACCGGCAGAGCGACGAGGGGGCCCTCTCGGTGGTGGAGACGATCAAGGCCGGGGGCGGCCAGGCCGTGGCCGTACCCGCCGACGTCACGCGGAGGGCGGACGTGGAGTGGCTGGTCGACCGCTGCGGGGAAGCCTTCGGCCGGCTCGACGCCCTGGTCAACAACGCCGGGGTCTACCCCCTGGCCCCCCTCCTGGAGATGAAGGAGGAGGAGTGGGACCTCGTGATCGACTCCAACCTAAAAAGCGTCCATCTCTGCACCCAGGCCGCGGGCCGGGCGATGATGGCCCAGGGCCGGGAGGGGGCGATCGTGAACATCGCTTCCATCGAAGGTACGAACCCGGCACCCCTCCACAGCCACTACGACGCCGCCAAGGCGGGCGTTCTCCAATACACGCGGGCCGCGGCCCGGGAACTGGGCCCCCTGATCCGGGTGAACGCGGTCTCACCCGGGCTCATCTGGAGGGAGGGGCTAGATCGTGACTGGCCGGAGGGGGTCGAACGCTACCAACGGGCGGTGCCCCTGGGCCGCCTGGGCCGTCCCGAAGACGTGGCCGATGCCAGCCTCTTCCTGGCCTCCCCCGCCGCCCGCTGGATCACGGGGGCGGAGTTGGTGGTGGACGGAGGGGTCCTGACCCACACCGTCTACTGA
- a CDS encoding P-II family nitrogen regulator, translating to MKLVVAVVRPEKLNEVLEALYRAEVRGLTISRVQGHGGEMDRVETYRGTTVKMELSEKVRLEIGVSDHFVEPTVGAILAAGQTGAVGDGKIFVLPVEKVYRIRTGEQDQAAVTPVEAGLPA from the coding sequence ATGAAGTTGGTGGTGGCCGTCGTCCGTCCCGAGAAGCTGAACGAGGTGCTGGAGGCTCTTTACCGGGCGGAGGTGCGGGGCCTCACCATCAGCCGTGTGCAAGGCCATGGGGGAGAGATGGACCGGGTTGAGACCTACCGGGGCACCACGGTCAAGATGGAGCTGAGCGAGAAGGTGCGGCTGGAGATCGGCGTCTCCGATCACTTCGTCGAGCCTACGGTGGGAGCGATCCTGGCCGCGGGACAGACGGGGGCGGTGGGGGACGGGAAGATCTTCGTGCTCCCGGTGGAGAAGGTCTACCGCATCCGCACCGGGGAGCAGGACCAGGCCGCGGTCACTCCCGTCGAGGCCGGGCTGCCCGCCTAG
- a CDS encoding MFS transporter: protein MTPKDPETGPGQGHPPSRSEVLPTEAGPRPEVFGWMMYAWAFHGFVTTVATVLFGPYLTDLAQQAVGENGRVFALSLLGTVTAKSFFFLCVSLSVLLQLFLLPLLGAIADYSHAKKRILVLTGYIGAGATCLLFFVGAGLDFRWGGLLFIVANLSLGATTVLYNAFLPEIVPPDQRDRVSSRGYALGYLGGGLLLAANLVFMRFAPDLGIPRGRAVRLSLLSAGLWWVGFSLITFRRLRARAAARARPLGRSYLAVALSELRGTFRELSRLPRTRSYLIAYLFFNDGIQTVISVAAVFFAQELFVARGREVDEAFLLGLMLMVQFVGFGGALFFERIAAFSGAKSALLLALAIWSGVVVYAYAAFQTEAQAWGMAAVIAVVLGGSQALSRSLFSCMIPPQREASFFGLYEIANSGTSWIGPFIFALVVSGTNSYRQALLSLITLFAVGFLLLVVTDTDRAIREAGQA, encoded by the coding sequence GTGACGCCAAAGGATCCGGAGACCGGCCCTGGCCAAGGGCACCCCCCGAGCCGCTCCGAGGTCCTGCCAACCGAAGCCGGCCCACGCCCGGAGGTCTTCGGCTGGATGATGTATGCCTGGGCTTTCCACGGCTTCGTGACCACCGTCGCCACCGTGCTCTTCGGGCCCTACCTGACCGACCTCGCGCAGCAGGCGGTGGGTGAAAATGGCCGGGTCTTTGCCCTCTCCTTGCTCGGCACCGTTACCGCCAAATCATTCTTCTTCCTGTGCGTCTCCCTGTCCGTCCTCCTCCAGCTATTCCTCCTGCCCCTGCTGGGAGCCATCGCCGATTATTCACACGCGAAGAAGCGCATCTTGGTGCTCACCGGCTACATCGGGGCGGGGGCGACCTGCCTCTTGTTTTTCGTGGGCGCGGGTCTGGACTTCCGCTGGGGCGGCCTCCTCTTCATCGTGGCCAACCTGAGCCTTGGCGCCACCACGGTCCTCTACAACGCCTTCCTGCCCGAGATCGTCCCCCCGGACCAGCGCGACCGCGTCTCGAGCCGTGGCTATGCCCTGGGTTACCTCGGGGGCGGGCTCCTCCTCGCCGCCAACCTGGTCTTCATGCGCTTCGCCCCCGATCTGGGAATCCCCCGGGGCCGCGCCGTCCGCCTCTCCCTGCTCTCCGCCGGCCTCTGGTGGGTCGGCTTCTCCCTCATCACCTTTCGCCGCCTGAGAGCGAGGGCGGCCGCGAGGGCCCGGCCGCTGGGCCGGAGCTATCTGGCCGTGGCTCTCTCAGAGCTCAGGGGCACTTTCCGGGAGCTCAGCCGACTTCCGCGGACGCGGAGCTACCTCATCGCCTATCTGTTCTTCAATGACGGCATCCAGACCGTCATCTCCGTGGCCGCGGTCTTCTTCGCCCAGGAGCTCTTCGTGGCCCGCGGCCGGGAGGTGGACGAAGCCTTCCTGCTCGGCCTGATGCTGATGGTGCAGTTCGTGGGGTTCGGGGGTGCGCTCTTCTTCGAGCGCATCGCGGCCTTCAGCGGCGCCAAGAGCGCCCTCCTCTTGGCGCTCGCGATCTGGTCGGGCGTGGTCGTCTACGCCTACGCCGCCTTTCAGACCGAGGCCCAGGCCTGGGGGATGGCGGCCGTCATCGCGGTCGTGCTGGGCGGCTCCCAGGCCCTCTCCCGGTCATTATTCTCGTGCATGATCCCTCCCCAGCGGGAGGCCTCCTTCTTCGGACTCTACGAGATCGCCAACAGCGGCACTTCCTGGATCGGCCCTTTCATCTTTGCCCTCGTGGTGAGCGGGACCAACTCCTACCGTCAGGCCTTGCTCTCCTTGATCACGCTCTTCGCCGTGGGCTTTCTCCTCCTCGTGGTCACGGACACGGATCGGGCCATCCGGGAGGCCGGCCAGGCCTGA
- a CDS encoding MFS transporter: MDPPLPRPVKMLGLVSLLTDASSEMIYPLLPAFLTGILKASPAFLGLVEGLAEAVASLLKIASGLLSDRLPRRKPLVVAGYGLSSAVRPLVALAAAPFHVLAVRLLDRVGKGVRSAPRDALVVEITAEGQRGRAFGFQRALDHTGAVVGPLLASALLLAGSDLRTVFALAALPAVLAMAVLVFGVREGQPISSPPAASGIPGGAEPPRRGSLHLYLGVLAIFSLGNSSDAFLLLKAQEAGVSLILIPLLWTFHHVVKAAVSTHGGVLADRRGRKEAILAGWFVYALAYAGFAGATSAGSIWLLFGLYGLFPALTEGPERALVAQLAPADERGRAFGLYHAVTGGMALFASLLTGALWQRFGAGTALAAGAALAGVAALGLWTLVPERTPPTSV; this comes from the coding sequence GTGGACCCCCCTCTCCCCCGGCCGGTCAAGATGCTTGGCCTCGTCAGCCTGCTCACCGACGCCAGCAGCGAGATGATTTATCCCCTCCTGCCCGCCTTTCTCACGGGGATCCTAAAGGCGAGTCCGGCCTTCCTGGGCCTCGTGGAGGGCCTGGCGGAGGCGGTGGCGAGCCTGCTCAAGATCGCCTCCGGCCTTCTTTCCGATCGCTTGCCCCGGCGCAAGCCTCTGGTAGTGGCGGGCTACGGCCTCTCCTCCGCGGTGCGCCCGCTGGTCGCTCTCGCCGCCGCCCCCTTCCACGTGCTGGCCGTGCGCCTTCTCGACCGCGTGGGCAAGGGCGTGCGCAGCGCGCCGCGGGACGCCCTCGTCGTGGAGATCACGGCCGAGGGGCAGCGGGGTCGGGCCTTCGGTTTCCAGCGCGCCCTCGATCACACGGGGGCGGTGGTCGGCCCCCTCTTGGCCTCCGCCCTCCTCCTGGCCGGGAGCGATCTGCGGACGGTTTTCGCCCTGGCCGCGCTGCCCGCGGTCCTCGCCATGGCCGTGCTGGTCTTTGGGGTGCGGGAGGGGCAGCCCATTTCATCTCCCCCCGCCGCTTCGGGAATACCGGGAGGCGCCGAGCCTCCCCGCCGCGGATCGCTCCACCTCTACCTGGGCGTGCTCGCCATCTTCAGCCTGGGCAACTCCTCCGATGCCTTCCTGCTCCTCAAGGCCCAGGAGGCGGGCGTGAGCTTGATCCTGATCCCTCTCCTCTGGACGTTCCACCATGTGGTCAAAGCCGCAGTCAGCACCCACGGCGGGGTGCTAGCCGACCGCCGGGGCCGGAAAGAGGCGATTCTCGCGGGCTGGTTCGTCTACGCCCTAGCCTACGCGGGCTTCGCAGGTGCGACCTCTGCGGGGTCGATCTGGCTGCTGTTCGGTCTCTATGGGCTATTCCCGGCCCTGACCGAGGGTCCGGAGCGGGCTCTGGTGGCCCAGCTGGCGCCGGCGGACGAACGCGGCCGGGCCTTCGGCCTCTACCACGCGGTGACGGGGGGCATGGCGCTCTTTGCCAGCCTCCTGACGGGCGCGCTGTGGCAACGTTTCGGGGCGGGGACCGCGCTGGCTGCGGGCGCTGCCCTCGCCGGCGTCGCCGCGCTTGGTCTGTGGACGCTGGTACCAGAGAGGACGCCCCCGACCTCGGTTTGA
- a CDS encoding type II toxin-antitoxin system VapB family antitoxin, with amino-acid sequence MPTNLAIDDQLLEEALRVGGRRTKRETVNEALTEYVRRRKRRNFVKLFGTIDFRTDWDYKKARQRS; translated from the coding sequence ATGCCCACGAACCTAGCCATTGACGACCAGTTGCTCGAGGAAGCCCTCCGGGTTGGAGGGCGTCGCACGAAGCGCGAGACGGTGAATGAGGCTTTGACCGAGTACGTAAGAAGGCGTAAGCGCCGCAACTTCGTGAAGCTCTTCGGAACGATCGACTTTCGAACCGACTGGGATTACAAGAAGGCGCGACAGCGTTCGTGA
- a CDS encoding amidase, translated as MIGDDILFSSVRELGLLLKSRKISAVDLTEAYLQRLETIGPKLGAVVTVTRELGLAQAHKANQEILAGKYRGPLHGIPFGAKDLLATKGIPTTWGAEPYRSQVFDEDATVIERLREAGAVLVAKLAMVELAGGMGYNNPDASFTGPGRTPWNLEYWSGGSSSGSGAATAAGLVAFAIGSETSGSILTPATFCGLSGLRPTYGLVPRHGAMALCWTLDKLGPLCRTADDCGLVLAAISGPDPKDPTTEGSFTYNLRGAEEGGAARRFRIGVIKDADLGADPDVKANFAKSLETLRTFATLDTDVPFPDFPWGPAVKVIVDAEGAAAFRDLIESGGTQSLRAKKDRVGGYAMMMTLAVDYIQALRVRVPMRAALDALLSQYDALVAPTRRDGGRRIGYDFDQPPAGTPSPSPSPVPEGPVAPATIPAGNLVGVPALCVPNGFGGHGVPTSLQLIGRAFSEPTLLAIADRYQQATDWHQRRPQLPA; from the coding sequence GTGATCGGCGACGACATCCTGTTCTCTTCTGTCCGCGAGCTGGGCCTCCTGCTCAAGAGCCGGAAGATATCCGCCGTCGATCTGACGGAAGCCTACCTGCAGCGGCTGGAGACCATCGGTCCTAAGCTCGGGGCGGTCGTGACGGTGACACGTGAGCTGGGCCTTGCCCAGGCCCACAAGGCGAACCAGGAGATCCTGGCCGGAAAATACCGGGGACCCCTGCACGGCATCCCCTTCGGGGCCAAGGACCTCCTGGCTACGAAAGGCATCCCCACCACCTGGGGGGCGGAGCCCTACCGGAGTCAGGTCTTTGACGAGGACGCGACCGTGATCGAGCGTCTGCGCGAGGCGGGGGCCGTGCTCGTGGCCAAGCTGGCCATGGTCGAGCTCGCGGGCGGGATGGGCTACAACAACCCCGATGCCAGCTTCACCGGCCCCGGCCGCACGCCCTGGAACCTCGAGTACTGGAGCGGCGGCTCCTCGAGCGGGTCCGGTGCCGCCACCGCTGCCGGCCTGGTTGCCTTCGCGATAGGTTCCGAGACCTCCGGCTCGATCCTGACCCCCGCCACGTTCTGTGGACTCTCCGGCCTGCGCCCCACATACGGGCTTGTCCCCCGGCACGGAGCCATGGCTCTCTGCTGGACGCTCGACAAACTGGGACCCCTATGCCGCACCGCCGACGACTGCGGTCTGGTGCTGGCCGCCATCTCCGGCCCCGACCCCAAGGACCCCACCACCGAGGGCAGCTTCACCTACAACCTGCGCGGAGCGGAGGAGGGGGGGGCGGCCCGGCGCTTCCGGATCGGCGTGATCAAGGACGCGGACCTCGGGGCCGACCCCGACGTGAAGGCCAACTTTGCGAAGTCGCTCGAGACCCTCCGCACCTTCGCCACCCTGGACACGGATGTGCCCTTTCCCGACTTTCCATGGGGGCCGGCGGTGAAGGTGATCGTAGACGCCGAGGGTGCGGCCGCCTTCCGCGACCTCATCGAGAGCGGGGGTACCCAGAGCCTCCGGGCCAAGAAGGACCGCGTAGGGGGCTACGCGATGATGATGACGCTGGCGGTGGACTACATCCAGGCCTTGCGCGTGCGCGTGCCCATGCGGGCGGCCCTGGACGCTCTCCTCTCCCAGTACGACGCCCTGGTGGCCCCCACCCGGCGCGACGGCGGGCGCCGAATCGGGTACGACTTTGACCAGCCGCCTGCGGGGACGCCCTCCCCCAGCCCCTCGCCCGTCCCGGAAGGGCCCGTGGCCCCCGCCACCATCCCCGCCGGCAACTTGGTGGGAGTGCCCGCTCTCTGCGTCCCCAACGGCTTCGGCGGCCACGGCGTTCCCACCTCGCTCCAGCTCATCGGTCGGGCTTTCTCGGAGCCCACCCTGCTGGCCATCGCGGACCGCTACCAACAGGCGACGGACTGGCACCAGAGACGGCCCCAACTCCCCGCCTAA
- a CDS encoding DUF4013 domain-containing protein: protein MSTASVTPTGPPTIDFAQCLRFVFEDPEWIKKILIGGLFALLSPLIVGAFFVAGYWARLLKRVAAGEARPLPDWDDLGGIFGDGVRLVGLYFVYTVGVGLIVGIPAGVGCLALISLGAAAGRSEDAGGAVAALGGLGFTGLYALFLILMLALALYLPAAFVRVVMKDDFGAGFAFRETFEFIRANLGNYALSLVLHLLAGFVAQFGVLLCCVGVFPVAFWGYCVLGFALGETVRLNPGSV from the coding sequence ATGTCCACCGCGTCCGTCACCCCGACCGGGCCCCCCACGATCGACTTCGCACAGTGCTTGCGCTTCGTGTTCGAGGACCCGGAATGGATCAAGAAGATCCTGATCGGGGGCCTCTTCGCGCTCCTGTCTCCTCTGATCGTGGGCGCTTTCTTCGTGGCCGGGTACTGGGCGCGCCTCTTGAAGCGGGTGGCGGCGGGCGAAGCGCGGCCGCTGCCGGATTGGGATGACCTGGGGGGGATCTTCGGTGACGGCGTGAGGCTCGTCGGTCTCTACTTCGTCTACACGGTGGGGGTGGGGCTGATCGTGGGCATCCCGGCCGGGGTCGGTTGCCTGGCCCTCATCTCGCTCGGCGCCGCGGCCGGTCGCTCGGAGGATGCCGGCGGGGCGGTGGCCGCCCTGGGGGGCCTAGGCTTTACGGGCCTCTACGCTCTCTTTCTGATCCTCATGCTGGCCCTCGCTCTCTACCTGCCCGCTGCTTTCGTGCGCGTGGTCATGAAGGACGACTTCGGGGCCGGCTTCGCCTTCCGCGAGACGTTCGAGTTCATCCGGGCCAACCTCGGCAACTACGCCCTCTCCCTCGTGCTCCACCTCCTGGCCGGCTTCGTGGCCCAGTTCGGGGTCCTGCTCTGCTGCGTGGGCGTCTTTCCGGTAGCCTTCTGGGGCTATTGCGTCCTGGGCTTCGCTCTCGGGGAAACCGTGCGCCTCAACCCCGGCTCGGTCTAG
- a CDS encoding lysophospholipid acyltransferase family protein, whose product MVNGLWDADSALMHNIGGAEAGAGRSGPAGLDPMLPADPRPPEAQRPHLRRGLDKAVVGLAGLVQHIFFRKIEVVGMEQVPHDRPLVFAANHNNSVVDGVLLLALPGARPRLLAKSTLWSHPVMRPLLVLIGALPVYRRQDPGVDVAGNFATFARCHEALRAGINIALFPEGMSHNERHRLPLKTGAARIVLEAEDRYGPLGIRIVPVGLGYEAKETFRSRVRVRVGLPIDPASEAARYRDEPGAAVRALTTRLADGLDLVTRGDGWSAEALAPSKPSAPWLRAARLLLGLSVYLIGVPLNWLPYRLPGWISDRVSTTPDEPATYKLLAGLLTFPVFWVAETALAVHWAGPVGGFVMAIAAPVSGYAALRFSEEHDAR is encoded by the coding sequence ATGGTGAACGGCCTCTGGGACGCCGACTCCGCCCTGATGCACAATATCGGCGGCGCGGAGGCCGGGGCGGGCCGCAGCGGTCCGGCCGGTCTTGACCCCATGCTGCCAGCCGACCCGAGACCGCCGGAAGCTCAAAGGCCACACCTGCGGCGCGGCCTGGACAAGGCAGTGGTGGGCCTCGCCGGGCTCGTCCAGCACATCTTCTTCCGCAAGATCGAAGTGGTGGGAATGGAACAAGTCCCCCACGATCGGCCGCTTGTTTTCGCCGCGAACCACAACAACTCCGTCGTGGATGGGGTCCTCCTGCTGGCCCTCCCGGGCGCGCGGCCTCGCCTGCTGGCCAAGAGCACGCTCTGGTCGCATCCCGTCATGCGCCCCCTCCTGGTCCTGATCGGAGCCCTCCCCGTCTACCGTCGTCAGGATCCGGGCGTCGACGTGGCCGGGAATTTCGCGACCTTCGCCCGCTGCCACGAAGCCCTGCGGGCGGGAATCAACATCGCACTGTTCCCCGAGGGCATGAGCCACAACGAGCGGCATCGCCTTCCCCTGAAAACCGGAGCGGCGCGGATCGTGCTCGAAGCGGAGGATCGTTACGGGCCTTTGGGGATACGCATCGTACCCGTCGGACTGGGCTACGAGGCCAAGGAGACCTTTCGCTCGCGGGTGAGAGTGAGGGTGGGTCTTCCGATCGACCCCGCGTCGGAGGCCGCTCGGTACCGCGACGAACCGGGGGCGGCGGTCCGCGCGCTCACGACACGCCTCGCCGATGGCCTGGACCTCGTCACCCGTGGGGACGGCTGGTCGGCCGAGGCGCTCGCGCCGTCGAAGCCCTCCGCGCCCTGGCTTCGGGCCGCCCGCCTTCTCCTAGGGCTCTCCGTGTACCTCATTGGCGTGCCCCTGAACTGGCTCCCGTATCGCCTGCCGGGCTGGATCTCCGACCGCGTTTCCACCACTCCCGACGAACCGGCTACCTACAAGCTGCTGGCGGGCCTTTTGACCTTTCCGGTTTTCTGGGTCGCCGAGACGGCCCTCGCCGTTCACTGGGCGGGGCCGGTCGGAGGATTCGTCATGGCAATCGCCGCCCCCGTGAGTGGGTATGCGGCGCTCCGGTTCTCAGAGGAGCACGACGCAAGGTGA
- a CDS encoding PIN domain-containing protein yields the protein MILLDTSVVSAILRRRRKGEGEQVLARKVDELLRSDEQVALPGIVLQELLSGIAERSQYEKVLTGVRESFSVVLATEGDHLKAADIVNTASAKGIAFTTPDALIAAQALNRRAALLTTDADFAKLAKLAGLKLA from the coding sequence GTGATACTCCTCGATACCAGCGTCGTATCAGCGATCCTGCGACGCCGCCGAAAGGGTGAGGGGGAGCAGGTCTTGGCCCGGAAGGTTGACGAGTTGCTGCGGAGCGACGAGCAAGTGGCCCTTCCGGGAATCGTTCTCCAGGAGCTGCTGAGTGGAATCGCGGAGCGGTCGCAGTACGAGAAGGTACTCACAGGAGTGCGGGAAAGCTTTTCCGTCGTTCTGGCCACCGAGGGTGATCACCTGAAAGCAGCTGACATCGTCAACACCGCATCCGCCAAAGGCATTGCGTTCACCACTCCGGATGCCCTCATCGCCGCTCAGGCGCTGAACCGTCGGGCCGCCCTGCTGACTACAGACGCCGATTTCGCCAAGCTGGCCAAGCTCGCTGGCCTCAAGCTTGCGTAG